The genomic stretch ATGCATAGCTGTGTATTTACAGTTACTATACATCCTGTACATTTTTAGAAAAGCCGAAATGGAGCATTGTATCTGGAGTGTATTCTCGCAGCGATGTCTGCACGTGAATATGCATGGCCTTAGAGAAGCTTTAATTGAAAGAGAATTAAGCaagcagaaacaaaaacacattcctTTAACATGTATCTATATACACTCATATTTCTATTTTCATTGTTAATTTGTTGATCATTTAGGTAATTTAGATAATTTAGGTACCTTAAAATCATCGGACgtactgcacaaacacagacacgcgcacacacaaacacacacttctgcGCGTGAGTGATGAATCGACTTGTGTCAAATTATCCGCCTGTAGAGTGACCATATCAAATGCAATTAATATTTGAGAATTTGAGACCCCGACCCAGCGGATTTGAAAGATGACACGACGGGTTTCTGCATCCATTGTCAAGTTCAATTTACAATTTACTGCTGGCCGGACTGTCGGGTCAGCCTGTGTTTTCTCCCACCCAGCGCTACGTATCCGCCTGAAATTGACCACAGTGGGCGCAATACAGAACCACTGACGTCGAATTGATGGTGTGTCGTGCCAGTTATCCTACTAAGATGTTAATTTTGCAGTGCATGGATTGTCTTTAGTCCAAGAATGagattttttaagaaaaaatgtTGGGTCATATGGAACTGAGAGGAATGACCTCTGCTCTTGAGATTATGTCTATAAACTTAagaatgcctttttttttcgCGAGACAGTTTACCGTACATGGCTCCAACCTACCCCACTTTAAACGAAAGACAACAGTAGCCAGAAGTGTGGAAGTCGTTACTGTACCGTAGCTGCGAGGTAAAAACCACATGTGACAATTCCATATAGGGAAGATGGAGCAGCAGTATTGTAGAGCCCCAAGGCATAGCTCCGAGTCAATATATACCTCGCACAAACACTGGCACTCTCTCATTTGAGCGGGGTAAGCGCTGTCCGCTCAGCACCTCCACGCATCAGACCGACAGCCAGGCGCACTTGGGCACATACCAGGTACGATTAACGGATGTTGTTTAAAGTAGCCTATTTGCCGGCACAGTGTTCTTATACGAACTCTCTTTTCTAACAACGACTGAGAATGTTAGCTCAAATGGTTTAGGCAGAGAGGTTGTTATTAAGTTTGCCTTTTTTTATCGATTGGCATTGTATATTTGCAGCGACTTATTGTAAATGGATTAATTTCCACCGGATTGAAATGCTCGTTAAATGACGTGAAGATAGTTGCGTTTGTTGTTTAAGAAGGCTACGTAATTACTTTGGATGATACATtccagcaaaaaaaatattacaaaatacaaaGCAGCAGTTTTTATTCTTGTCgaatttgttgtttgtttatatgaCATGACTTTTgttgagtcatcatttgctgtGATTTTTCTGCTAGTagtagaaataataataattataataataataataataataataataataataataataataataatatatgcataaacatacatacatacatacatacatacattgaaATCATGTATAACTCATGTCAATTATctattaatgataataaatagCTTCTACACATTGATACACAAGTTTTAGCTGTGTTCTGATAATTTCTGTTTATAATACATGTAGAGGCAACATAAAGATTCTACAGATATGCTTGTTCAAGCATTGCTGCactattgcttttatttttttattactaaGTCTGTATAAAAACTAATCTTTGCCTTATATTCTCAatgatttatattatattatattatattatattatattatatacatttgGTGTGTCTCTAAAGTAAATcctcaagtttttttttacacagacaTTGACTGAATAAGTGCATTGTTCATAATTATCCATTCATGAGTGTATTGTTTGTGATTACTTGGATTTATTGATATAAATGATTCAACTTCAATTATAGTAATTCTTTACAGTTGGTATTTCTCTGAAGATATTAATCAACACAATTTCACAGTTGATTCAATGCTTTAAAAAGACAGTGAGACAGCATGAGCAACAGAAGTTATGCAACTATCAGCAGTGGATTAATCTAGAAATATGctctttgctttattttattactttacgctattttactttattttattgtcagaATTCACATTGGAGACCTCATTCATAgctgtgtctccctctctttcagctCAAACGTAGAGGGAAAGGTGACCGATGGAACTGACATAGCCCTGGACTGCTGGATTTCAGCTGACCCCAATGTGAGGTACAGTGAATACCATACTGAATCAGTAATTAAATACATATAGAAACTGCTATATAGTTCTGTTAATGACCGCCTTAGTCAGACATTTTCATTGAACTGCACTGGTATTTCCCTTTTATTGATGTCCTGTTTCATGTTCTATGTATTTGCACAATTTGAGAAGTGCATTATACAtagttattatgattatgattattgtcACCAATAATCGTTAATTATCaccattaataataatgataataataataataataataataataataataataataacctaaCTAGTACAGTTTCTGTATATTTACTGCATGGTTCTATTATACTAAATAGTGTGTAAAATTTATATATCATCAGGACACTAAAATCGTAATTTCAAccttacaaaatattttttaaatgctaacATTAAATATGAGAGGAAATGCTGAAGGAATGCATTGGCCTTACTGACAAAGATGTTACATTAGGACACATCAATTTGGAACTGGAAATGAATGGCCATGGATGAAATGGTCTGCAATGATGAATGTTCTTTTATCATATAGCTGGctcatctaaaaaaaaaaaaagattccctTTAAAAATCCAGTTAAGCTAGTGAATTATGATTTATTCGCATGATTTTATCATTAAATACTATACTTTGTGAATTTGGAAAGGCAAGGACACATGACTGTGGTGAGATGTATTTGCCATATAGACACCACTTTTTTCTCACCCCTATTGAATGTGTTGCTTGTTGGTCACGATTGCACATATTCTGCCAGTGCTTTTAAAGTGGCTACCCTTTTTAAATGAAGTGATTGATATTTAACCAGGACCGATCAGCGTTGTCCGTACACAAGCTCTGAAAGCTTAAAACAAGGCTTGAGGCTCTGAAATTAGCAAGTGAGGGGGAAAGAGCGATACTGAgcggggtggagagggaggggcggcCGGCCGCTAATAGTGTCCGGCAGTGAGAAAATTcaactgtaaaaatgatttttattgATCGGGTCCTAATAGCAGCTGTTTTGCTCCATTTGAGGGCTGAGTGCAGGTCAGGGAGCTGCAGGGCAGAGTGGAGAAAGGTCAGGCCCTGCAGAACCAGTGAGGCTGCAGGCCTGCCACTCTGCGTTAGACTGACACGGCAAGCCTCGTCCCCCACTAGACCGCTGCTCCAGAGTTCAGCCCGTTTAAGAGTATGGGCTAACGTTAACTAGTGTTAAGTCAGTGCTCAtccaattaccagtagtgattgttatcAGCGTTAACAGCagtaacattctaatcacatatttgctACACTTTAAAAATAGGTTAGCAATGTAGCTGTATCAGTATCTTGTTtcacagtcagataccactgctgtgcgTTGTATCAGAAACTTTACAGAACAAATTAGGGAAGAATCCACAAAGTGAAAAAAGACCACACTGGCTGTTGTAAGAGATAAAAGAAGGCTTGAAATTGTTGTTATTCCTTATCATGAACTCTCAATATTGTTGCGGGCTTTCATCCCAGAATAACCTGGGGAAAAAGAAAGTGAAATCTCCCAGCAGGTCCTTTTATGTGCTCTTAGATTCTACCCAGAAGGATAACCGTAGGGTTGGGTTATTACACAATAGGAAGGACAAAAAAGTCTTTCTGTTTTatataatctttttttcagtttaccAACTGTTGAGAGAACAGTTTAGAGTCATGGTGTGTTATCGTTTTTGACAATATgcagtataaaaacaaaaactgaaatattataatttcaTGAATATTATAATAGTCGCAATTTCATTGTGTGGTGATTAATATAATTGATATCTGAACAGTTTGTCTATAGCTAAAAAtgccatttatttattggtatatggTGACTGAGCATAATATGGTAAAGTGCAGAGTAATGTTTGAAAAAACAATCGAATGAGTATATGAAGCACCATTTAGACTTTTGACAAACGCTGCCCTGACATTCAATCCTCACGGCTCAATTATTCCTTATACCTTTAGGCAACATGGACGAATTATACAATAGTAGGAGGTCAAATGTGTTACACCTAATTATTACATGCAGACATTAACACTTGTgttaattactgtaaatatgtatattgcACAGTACACAAAACACAAGGCTGTAGCCAATATTCAAAATTATTTCTTAGTGGATGATTTAGTATTCTTTATGAAGAACAGTATATACTATTTCCTTCTGCCAGTTTTAATGACCAATAGattaattgtatattttctCAGAATGGGACCTTATATGTTAAACTTGAAAACTACAGCTATGACAGGCAAAAAAAAGGCAGGCCCTGAAAAGGCAGGCTGTACGATATGGTTCACAGGCATCCAGATCAGAAAATTTAAGCGGACATTCCAGAGAAAGGGCATCAGTATGGCAAATATAATTAAGTTGGTAAACAGCATTCTGACAAAGAATGCGGTCAGTTCTGAAGAAATCGGAGTAAAGTAATGGCACTGAGCTCTGACCCAGATCCTACTGCCCCGGCACTAACGATGCCCCATAGGCGTGGTGCCAGGCTTTCATTAACTACCATCCTCCAGAGACCCGCCCCCCACGTTCCCCTTCATACCTCTTCGACAACGCACCCTGGCCACACGGTGCCCAGAGCCGGGCTCCAGGGACTCTGCGCTAACATGATCCTCATACCACCATGGCTGAACAGGGAGGGCCCACTGCACAGGTGCAGAGCCCCCCCAGGGCTGCCTGCTCAGTCTCCCAGCCGTAGCCCTGCTAGCGCCTGGTATAGCACTGGAAATAATGAGTTCTGGCAGGTACAGTGCGAATATAGAGGGGCAGGCCTGCCTGCAGATAGGTTACTGGCAAATCTGCTCATGCAGAGAATGTAGACTGcagtcacaaacacagatacacatttgGAGATAAATGTGCATACTTGCAAGTTGCCATGTTTAGTCACTCTCCAAccttttcttttcagttttttaaacatttggtaTCTGACCTCATTTACATTTGTTGTCTCAGTTTTAAATTTTCAACTTCAGTCAATGTCACTGCAttgtttagtttgttgttttgttgattTGTCTCTGGTGGCATTTTTATATGAGCACTCCTTTAATATCTTAACCTTGGggttcctctctctttctacaATTCAGATCTCAGAGGCCAAATCAGAGAAGCACATCACTGCTCAGTTCATCTAGATCACTATCAGTAGTAAAAACCAGAAATCACCGTGCACCTACCATTCTTGCAAATGCATCAACCCACTTGGTGCTGATCTCTATTGCCTCAGAGCTCACAGGAAGACACCATTCTCACAGTTCCCAGTCTCAGCCTCACTCTTGCTGATACTTCACCAGCCATGTCTAAAGAGGATCTCACCTGCAAGACCAGCTCTGTCTACAAACACAAAGAACGCAAGCCCAAGAAGCCCCATTATATCCCACGGCCCTGGGGGAAGCCCTACAACTACAAATGCTTCCAGTGTCCCTTCACCTGCATGGAGAAGTCTCACCTGTACAACCATATGAAGTACAGCCTGTGCAAGAACTCCCTGTCCTTGCTGATTGAGTCTGATTGGCCGTACAAGAAAGGAAATCTCCTACACCCCGAGCAGCTCCGCCCGCTGCAGCAAGGGCCCCGCCTCCGAGGCGGGAACcgggaagaggcagagcccttTTCGGGTCTGGAggaccaatcaaaaaaactGAAGCCAGAGGTGACCTTTTCAGgggaggatctggaagagggagaAGAACTTGCAGATCGGGATTCAGGTCGTGGAGAGGGAGCAGAAGAAAGCCAACCGACCAAAGAGATGAGTGATGAAACTAACAGTCCTGTCAGAGGTAGTGCAAAGAGATATAAGCAGCCAGACACTGATTTTCTGATCACTGATGTCTTTTCCCTGGAGGACCAGCTCCTCAAAGGTCGCTCAGTCGAGGTTGAGGCAAAGTTGAAGCACTACAAACTTTCCAAGACCTGCCTGACTGGTCCCAGTGTTCTCTCTGAGCAGTGGGGTCTGTTGGCCACTAGCCAAAGGAAGGCTAAATCAGAAGCCATACCTCCAAACACTGGCTCTATACCCTGTTACCCTCCACCTCCATCATTCTCTGACTGCCAGGACCCAACTGGACTTAACCTCTCTGTCCTGGGTGTGAGTTACCCATTGAGCCCGGGTCTCTTCTCCTACGTCAACCCCACAGTTCCTGGAAGTGCCCCCACTCATGCCCAGCTCACCCAGCTCCCCTTCCTGGCTTCTGCTGCACAACTCATGCACCCAGCCTCCAGCACACTCCCGCACACGGACAGGGCCCTCCTGCCTCCACGCTTCTACTACCCTCTCCTCTGTGAACACGCCTTTGGCGCGGCCCAGGCGGATGCGAGCAAGGGGACCAAACCTTCCCTATCTCCTCCAGCTAACATGGACCCCAAGTCCCCACCTAACTACCCACCCAAGATCAACCTTTGGAAGGTCCCTGCACTTCGACCCAGTCCCATGGCTCCCTCTACTGCCTGGGCATCTCAACAGCATGTCCCCATGTCCCCCGAAGCCAGTTACAGAGCTGTGGAGAAAAGGCTTCAGGCCTTAAGCAAGGAGGGTAAGAATAGCTGGAGCCTCAAACCTACTCCAGATATGCCCTCAGTCAGAGAACTGGCTTGCAAGAGGACAGGGGTCCCACTTGAGACCCTCGAGGGTCCATCAGAAAAGAAGGCACAACTAGGATATACCCTGGATGTTTTCAAGAACATCCATACACCGTCACCTATCTCTGTAGCAACCAATAAGCTCCTCCACCATAACAGgtatgtgttgtattgttcCTTCTTTTACATGTTGTGAAATAGTTTTGGCAGGACAGTACATAGTGGAATGAGTTCAGTCACATTCTTCAAAGGCAATCTCCTTTAaatgctgttgttttctttcatttcctctTTCCGTAGTTTTCGGACTGCCCGGCAACAGTCTCGGTCTGTGGAAGAGTGGTACTCAGATGTGATGAAGAGTCCTCCAGAGAGTGTTGGCGGTGAGACGCCACCTGCACCAATGCCAGGTAAAGTGGCTGGaagagctggctgccatgaagATGAGAGAAAGACAGTAGAGGAGCAGGACTCAGAGTCAGCAGCAGTGCTGCTTAAAGACCTCTCCAAGGCCCTGCAGGAGTACCAGGACGCTGAGCACAAGATATCTCACCTCGTGAAGCAGGACATACTGGGGCAGCACCACCTCTGGGAGCACCTGTGCAAGATCCGCAGTGAGCTCTCCCACATACACCAGGCCCTAGAGAAGACAGCCCGCCAAAATGAAGGGCCCCTGGATCTGTCTCTCAAGAAGGACCTGGAAATGATGGGAGATGGATGCAACCAGCGCATAGGGGAAGCTACAAAGGGAGGTGTGATTGGAGAGACTGAGGAGGATGAAGAagtagaggaagaggaggaggaagaggaggaagaggagggagaggccgCTGAGACAGAAGGGACAACAGACTCTTTGGAGAGACGGAGACAGTCACTGGACATCCTGATAAAGATGAACCGAGCAGGGCACTCCGAGACCGGTCTGGGAGCCGTGGTGAAGGCTGAGGTGCTTTCCCCTGGTGCTCTGGGTCTGCGCCCCACTCCTCCGGAGGTACTGTGGCCCAGCCGGACCACTAAGTGTGAGGCCGACTCCAGTGTGCTTCTGTGCCCCGATGGACGTCCCTTGGTCTTCACTGACTTCACCCCCGGTGCTAAGAACCTGAAGAGGCCTTCATCCAGAGGGCGGTTAGGGGAGACACTGTGCCCTCCCAGCCCACTTACTGCTACTGACTCCTAGAACTCCCCAATCTGACAAAAATTCAacattggctgccatgactCCTAGCCACTGTCATTTCCAAGTCTCAGCCAAGCACCTTAGATGTAAAAAATCATGAAAACTATGAGAGAGGAAAGTTTGTTGCACTAGAAACAGGTAGTCTTGTACATAAAGCAATCCTAGGAAGActgatttacttttattttgtcaaaatgATTACATTTGTAAAGCCTCCAGCCTTGCCATGGGCAATAAAATGTCTAGTTTAATGGTCCCCAAAGCTAATGGTTTTGCAGACAGACAATCAGTCAAGAGGAgttgtataaaatgtaattaaaattatGTGAAAGCACAATTCTGATCTCTAGTTTGAAATTTTGTGGATTTTAGAGACTGCATTGCAGaattatttaattgaactggcatatgtaaagaaaatgtgaagCACTTAAGACTCATGAAACATTCACGTGTGTTATAATAAATCACAAGTTCACACGTTTATTACATCTATCTGGTCATTGTATTAAATAAATCTCAGAAAACTGAAATCTCAAAAGAGATGAACAAAGGTACTGTACATACCAGATATTAAATATCTCAACTCTGAAATCAAGCTCAGTTTGCACACACTATGTCTCCAAATCATAATGTAGCTTTTTCGGGTTTTCATAGATGAATGAAATCAGTTTTACATATACTGTGTCTTTTCAACTTCCACAGTTACTGTCACCACTTCTTAGTTTTCAAAGTGATTATTTCAAGAAATTAATGATGACTGTGTTCTATATCTGTaaactgtttaaataaatgaagtattcataaatgaattcaaatgtGCTTGTGTGAAACCAAAACCCCACAAAGTTAAGAGTAACTGAGTATGCTGGTACACTACCAAGCTTTTAGTTGTAAGACTAAATAACAtacttctaataataataacataactgCCTTTCTAActtacaaagaaaaaacattaggTGACTGTGAACATTATACagtcagtgaacactttattaggtatttagtagaCTCATTTTCTTGACTTATTAATCTTTGCTGCTGCCACTtatccacttataggtttgatgcgttgtgtgttcagagatgctcttctgcataccactgtagtaatgtgaggttatttgtgttattgccaccttcctgtcagctttgaccagtctggccattctccatggacttctctcattaacaaggcgttattttttgttttgtttttttgttttgtttttcacaccattctcggCAAACTCCAGAAACAGTTATgcatgaaaatcagcagtttctgagatcctcaaaccaccctgtctggcaccaacaatcattccaccatcacagatcaaattttttccccattcagatggttgatgtgaacattaactgaagctcctgacccgtacctgcatgattttatgcattgtgaTGCTGCTATACAATTGACTTATTAGATACTGGCATGAATAagaaggtgtacaggtgttcctcataaagtgagtgagtgtacattACCTAGTCACAGAGAATATTGTGATATTGTGTAGATAATGCCACTCTATTtcatgaatatatgaatataaaacatTCAAGTGCCCATATgttgaatattttttaaagcaatttaaAGGTCAAATTTATTCAATATAATTCAGTGACCAGCACCAAAtacattgggctccagaattattggcacccttgaaaaatatgcacaaaaagtgctgtaaactaactaaataataccattattgacataagctttattttccagcatgCATAAAATAGTGTGCATTATTAATCAACCAAAGTCCtacagtttttaaataaaaaaatgatttccccaaaaaacaggtttctcaattattggcacccctggtttaataccttGTGCAAACactcctggcaaagatgacagctctGAGTCTTTTCCTACAAGttgtgattaggttagagaacacatttggaaggaCGTTTCACCTTCCAGGAACCACAAGTTTtacatgggatttaagtctggaaactgagatggccattacagaacatggttgttgtttaaCTTGAGCATTTCAGTGTGGCATTTtcatgtatgcttggagtcattgtcctgctggactaTCTACCTAtctctcatctgaccatagtactctcttccagtcataattccaatgagattTGGCatctcaagatgcttggttttgtttattgtgttcagAATGtgctgtcttcgtgccacccttacaaatgtttgctggtatggaggtgccatttaatgttttcttttttgacttggtgaccccaagacactgcgatccttgggttacttatggcctccctgaccatcttccttaccgttcgtggggataatatgcacttggaCTTTCTTcatggcaagtttgcaaccatttcaTATGTGGTCAACTTCTGAATTGACATCTATGCCTTCTGAATTTACAGTTCTTTGGATTTTACAATGCTAAAGGGATTATGCATGCTTGTTATCTCATTTTTTAtattctagtgaaacaggaagtgatggaatgacacaatatagttcctttagactgagattaactaaattaaagtaaaattttaTTGCCCATTTcaccttttcttttatttacaataattgttaggggtgccaataataaataaaaaacattgaaacatgagcgTAAATGTTTTTCAATCAAACAACATAGTTTTCATAATATATAGTGAACAAAagatatagattattatccatGTCGTTTATTATATGcatccttttttctccatttctattaaaggtgccaataattctggagggtATAGTTTGGTACAGAATTACCGTCAACCATGTAAGTACAGTCAGGTCTAGAATTGCTAGCATCCTTGATAGAATTGCTCATAAATCTGTAGAAAACAAATAGCACCATCACTGAGATATATTGTTATTGCTTCCCACATGTATTTACAAATTAGGTTtcatgattattggtgccagtgTGATTAGTACTTGGTACAAATCCCTGAAATGTTTGTTAGGTTTGTACTTATGGACTGCtctcttcaattcagaccacaggtttccTGATTTTTAGGTATATTTGCGGTCATTGTCTTATTGGAAGGTTCATCTCAGCAccgtttttctcattttcatgtgagggtgtgtgtgtatgtgtgtgtgtatgtatgtttatgtgtgtgtatgtgtgtatttgtgtatatgtgtgtatgtgtgtgtacgtatgtgtgtgtgcgcgtgtgtgtgtatgtgtgtgtgtacgtatgtgagtgtgcgcgtgtgtgcgtgtgtctgtatgtgtatgtgtgtgtttgtatgtgtgtgtgcacacgtgtgtgtgtgtatgtgtgtgtgcatgcatgtgtgtgtatgtgtttgtgtgcgcacatgtgtgtatgtgtgtgtgcacgcatgtgtgtgtatgtgtgtatgtgcgtgtgtgtgtatgtgtgtatgtgtgcgtgtgtgtgtttgcgtgtgtgtatgtgtgcgtgtgtgtgtttgcgtgtgtgtatgtgtgcgtgtgtgtgtgtgcgtgtgtgtgtgtctgtgtgtgtgtgtgtgtttgtgtgtgtgcgcgtgtgcgtgcgtgtgtgtgtgtgcgtgcgtgcgtgcgtgtgtgtgtgtctgtgtgtgtgtgcatgcatgtgtgtgtacgtgtgtgtgcgtgtgtgtgtgcatatataaaCGCAGTGACCTGGGAGAAGGGCTTGGAGGAGGATGCACAGCAGAGCTCTTGGAGTTTCAGGTGCAGACGTGTGGCTGCTCAGTCCCCGGAGCTATGGAGGTCAGGCAGGGCTGCCACAGTCACGCTGTCACAGCCGTGGGTGAGCGCCATTCGCTAATGCACACTGGCACAGCGTTTAGTGCTCTTCAATATCTGTAATGACAACATGGGGCAGAGGATGCAAAAGGTAAAGCTGGTCCTTGAGCAAAAAATGTCTGCAGTGGGTTCACCTGTCCCTGGGTCCACCACGTCCTCAAATGTCAGTGCCCTGGGCAGGCTGTCCAGGGTGGGCTGTGGATGGTCTCTCGGTGCTGGGACCACCCTGTAGCCCACACCCTGACTGCAGGGCACCACCAGAAACTACGGTGATTCCTTTAGTACAATGGCAAAATGCGTCTTTGGATAAACCTAAAATGTTTACATCAATTTGTTACACCTATATTTTTAGgttttctcaaaataaaaattgtagGTTCATTTGAAGTGGTTTACCCACTggaacatttttttcagtgttatCTGTGGTCTTTCTAGTGAAGTCAAAGATGGCTATCTGTTGTTCTTGTCATCTTTCCCTTGCAGAGTGCAAACTCTTCTGCAGACGGGCAATCACAGTGCATCTGAGATTATTTGTGGTTTCTGAGGCTAGTTTGATCTTTGTATATGTTTGGGTAGATTTTAACATGTTGTATGTACAGAAAATACCTCAGTAAACCTTCAAAACAGGAAACATATTTAGGCCTGCACCTTATTAAACAGGCCTTACAACATTAAAAAATTATTTCCacaaagtacattacattattgtcattCGGCAGGCGGTCTTATTAagagcgacttacaacaaagtgcaaagtgcatacccgtcA from Conger conger chromosome 2, fConCon1.1, whole genome shotgun sequence encodes the following:
- the prr35 gene encoding proline-rich protein 35, whose product is MSKEDLTCKTSSVYKHKERKPKKPHYIPRPWGKPYNYKCFQCPFTCMEKSHLYNHMKYSLCKNSLSLLIESDWPYKKGNLLHPEQLRPLQQGPRLRGGNREEAEPFSGLEDQSKKLKPEVTFSGEDLEEGEELADRDSGRGEGAEESQPTKEMSDETNSPVRGSAKRYKQPDTDFLITDVFSLEDQLLKGRSVEVEAKLKHYKLSKTCLTGPSVLSEQWGLLATSQRKAKSEAIPPNTGSIPCYPPPPSFSDCQDPTGLNLSVLGVSYPLSPGLFSYVNPTVPGSAPTHAQLTQLPFLASAAQLMHPASSTLPHTDRALLPPRFYYPLLCEHAFGAAQADASKGTKPSLSPPANMDPKSPPNYPPKINLWKVPALRPSPMAPSTAWASQQHVPMSPEASYRAVEKRLQALSKEGKNSWSLKPTPDMPSVRELACKRTGVPLETLEGPSEKKAQLGYTLDVFKNIHTPSPISVATNKLLHHNSFRTARQQSRSVEEWYSDVMKSPPESVGGETPPAPMPGKVAGRAGCHEDERKTVEEQDSESAAVLLKDLSKALQEYQDAEHKISHLVKQDILGQHHLWEHLCKIRSELSHIHQALEKTARQNEGPLDLSLKKDLEMMGDGCNQRIGEATKGGVIGETEEDEEVEEEEEEEEEEEGEAAETEGTTDSLERRRQSLDILIKMNRAGHSETGLGAVVKAEVLSPGALGLRPTPPEVLWPSRTTKCEADSSVLLCPDGRPLVFTDFTPGAKNLKRPSSRGRLGETLCPPSPLTATDS